From Gemmatimonadaceae bacterium, the proteins below share one genomic window:
- a CDS encoding M14 metallopeptidase family protein, with protein MRSNHFRTSLVLVLPLVLVAGAARAQRHVTSPKEQFGHNIGDDYWLPNYDQYEAYVQTLARESDRAKLVDIGKSAEGRTQYTLIVSAPENMKNLEHYRQIEERLARAQNLTDEEAHQLANEGKAVVWIDGGLHATEVLGPSQLIQTAYDLLSRNDPETMRLLRDDIVLLTLVNPDGMQLVANWYMQEPDTLKRSENIPRLYEKYAGHDDNRDFYMANLPETQNDEKVMFWEWYPIIVYNHHQTGPAGTVMFSPPFRDPFNYNFDPLIVTDLDMVGAAIHTRLTVEHKPGFTMRSGSSYSTWWNGGLRTEVYFHNMIGLLTETIGNPTPERIPFVPAMQLPRGDLPYPVDPQAWHFRQSVDYSVSANYAVLDIASRRRDEFLYGLYEMGRNSIERGSRDSWTVTPPMIAAVDSALARDRAGRGGAGVAGGGRGGRGGTAAPDAMFQEYLRNPAERDPRGYIMTAGQPDFPTVTKFINTLRYNGVDVLRATAAFTVNGKSYPEGSYVIKTAQAFRPQILDMFEPQHYPNDFAYPGGPPVPPYDNAGWTLAYQMGVHFDRILEAFDGPFEKIGGLARPLAGTVANAAGAAGFVFSHAENDAFTVINRLLRAHADVYWLRQPLAANGTTYPIGTFYVTSSSTAAPIVRTAAATLGVSFTGVSAAPTAGAIKLHPQRIALLDQYGGSMPSGWTRFELEQFEFPYTVVYPQDLDAGNLNARYDVIILVDTRIQGSVGSGGGRGFGGGRGTAEVPAAYQHMLGNVTAAQTVPQLKTFMDHGGTVLTVGAATSMAYDLDLPLEDQLTERTPAGQVRPLTGQQFYIPGSILETAVDTTNMLAAGMPAQLDVFFDHSPVFRLEPDAAMRGVTPVAWFDSATPLRSGWAWGQGYLEGGVAVAAARIGQGHLFLFAPEILFRGQPHSNFKFLFNGIYGGER; from the coding sequence ATGCGGTCGAACCACTTCCGCACTTCTCTGGTCCTCGTGTTGCCCCTGGTGTTGGTGGCCGGCGCGGCACGGGCCCAGCGTCACGTCACGTCGCCCAAGGAGCAGTTCGGCCACAATATCGGCGACGACTACTGGCTTCCCAACTACGATCAGTACGAAGCGTACGTCCAGACGCTGGCCAGAGAGTCCGACCGCGCCAAGCTCGTGGACATCGGCAAATCGGCGGAGGGGCGTACGCAGTACACGCTCATCGTGTCGGCGCCCGAGAACATGAAGAACCTCGAGCACTACCGGCAGATCGAGGAACGACTGGCGCGCGCCCAGAACCTCACGGACGAGGAGGCCCACCAGTTGGCCAACGAAGGGAAGGCCGTGGTGTGGATTGACGGCGGGCTGCACGCCACCGAGGTCCTCGGCCCGTCGCAACTGATCCAGACCGCATACGACCTCCTCTCGCGCAACGATCCGGAGACGATGCGCCTCCTGCGCGATGACATCGTGCTGCTCACGCTGGTGAATCCCGACGGCATGCAACTCGTCGCCAACTGGTACATGCAGGAGCCCGACACGCTCAAGCGGAGCGAGAACATCCCGCGGCTCTACGAGAAGTACGCCGGGCACGACGACAACCGCGACTTCTACATGGCCAACCTGCCGGAAACGCAGAACGACGAGAAGGTGATGTTCTGGGAGTGGTACCCGATCATCGTCTACAACCACCATCAGACGGGACCGGCGGGCACGGTGATGTTCTCGCCCCCGTTCCGCGATCCGTTCAACTACAACTTCGATCCGCTGATCGTGACCGATCTGGACATGGTGGGTGCTGCGATCCATACGCGCCTGACCGTGGAGCACAAGCCGGGATTCACCATGCGGTCGGGTTCGAGCTATTCCACCTGGTGGAACGGCGGGCTCCGCACCGAAGTGTACTTCCACAACATGATCGGGCTGCTCACCGAGACGATCGGCAACCCGACGCCGGAGCGGATCCCCTTCGTGCCGGCCATGCAGCTTCCGCGAGGCGACCTCCCGTATCCGGTGGATCCGCAGGCGTGGCATTTCCGTCAGTCGGTGGACTATTCAGTGAGCGCGAACTATGCCGTGCTGGACATCGCATCGCGGCGGCGCGACGAGTTCCTGTACGGGCTCTACGAGATGGGTCGGAACTCCATTGAACGCGGAAGCCGGGACAGCTGGACGGTGACGCCGCCCATGATCGCGGCCGTGGACTCGGCGCTGGCCCGCGACCGTGCCGGCCGCGGTGGAGCTGGCGTGGCCGGTGGGGGTCGCGGCGGGCGCGGCGGCACCGCGGCCCCGGACGCGATGTTCCAGGAGTACCTGCGGAACCCGGCCGAACGGGACCCGCGCGGCTACATCATGACGGCCGGGCAGCCGGATTTCCCGACGGTCACCAAATTCATCAACACGCTGCGCTACAACGGCGTGGACGTGCTGCGTGCCACGGCAGCCTTCACCGTGAACGGCAAGTCGTACCCCGAGGGCTCATACGTTATCAAGACGGCACAGGCGTTCCGCCCGCAGATCCTCGACATGTTCGAACCGCAGCACTACCCCAACGATTTTGCGTACCCGGGTGGGCCTCCGGTCCCGCCGTATGACAATGCCGGGTGGACACTGGCCTATCAGATGGGGGTGCACTTCGACCGCATCCTCGAGGCATTCGACGGTCCATTCGAGAAGATCGGGGGGCTGGCCAGGCCACTGGCGGGCACGGTGGCCAACGCCGCCGGTGCGGCGGGCTTCGTATTCAGCCACGCCGAGAACGACGCGTTCACCGTGATCAATCGGCTGCTCAGGGCGCACGCCGACGTGTACTGGCTGCGGCAACCGCTGGCGGCGAACGGCACGACGTATCCGATCGGGACGTTCTACGTGACGTCGTCGAGTACGGCGGCTCCCATCGTGCGGACGGCGGCCGCGACCCTCGGCGTGAGCTTCACCGGCGTATCCGCCGCCCCCACCGCGGGCGCCATCAAGCTGCACCCGCAGCGCATCGCGTTGCTGGACCAGTACGGTGGATCGATGCCGTCCGGATGGACACGGTTCGAGCTGGAGCAATTTGAGTTCCCATATACCGTGGTCTATCCGCAGGACCTGGACGCGGGCAACCTCAACGCCAGGTACGACGTCATCATCCTCGTGGATACCCGAATCCAGGGGTCGGTAGGGAGTGGCGGGGGACGGGGGTTCGGAGGCGGCCGTGGCACGGCCGAGGTGCCGGCCGCGTACCAGCACATGCTGGGCAACGTGACGGCCGCCCAGACCGTCCCGCAGCTAAAGACGTTCATGGACCACGGCGGCACGGTGCTGACCGTCGGGGCCGCGACGTCCATGGCGTACGACCTGGACCTGCCCCTCGAGGACCAGTTGACGGAGCGCACGCCCGCCGGCCAGGTGCGGCCGCTCACCGGTCAGCAGTTCTACATCCCGGGGTCGATACTCGAGACGGCCGTGGACACGACGAACATGCTGGCGGCGGGCATGCCGGCGCAGCTCGACGTGTTCTTCGACCACTCGCCGGTGTTCCGGCTCGAGCCAGACGCCGCAATGCGCGGTGTGACGCCGGTAGCATGGTTCGACTCCGCGACGCCGCTGCGTAGCGGGTGGGCGTGGGGGCAGGGCTATCTGGAGGGCGGCGTTGCCGTGGCGGCTGCCAGGATCGGCCAGGGGCATCTGTTCCTGTTCGCTCCGGAAATCCTGTTCCGCGGGCAGCCGCATTCGAATTTCAAGTTTCTGTTCAACGGCATTTACGGCGGAGAGCGGTAG
- a CDS encoding inositol monophosphatase family protein, with protein sequence MSAPDPSQAKSAGASTPRADHRALLTTCVAAAVRGGEVLRAGAANLGQLTWDVKSPADFVSDVDRASEHAIAAMVRERHPDARMVGEELSPDEAGDLSGLVFVADPLDGTTNFLHGYPWYAVSIAALRDGEILAGAVLNAATGELFTATAGGGARRAGEPIAVSTQTDPLRSLIGTGFPFKHRHLIEPYMASFPEIMRTTAGVRRAGAAALDLTDVACGRFDGFWELSLAPWDVAAGLLIIREAGGVATDLDGRPAAVAHGPLVAGNPAMHAWLLGQLRRA encoded by the coding sequence ATGAGCGCACCAGACCCGTCGCAAGCAAAATCAGCCGGTGCATCCACGCCGCGCGCGGATCACCGCGCGCTACTCACGACCTGCGTGGCCGCCGCGGTTCGTGGCGGTGAGGTACTGCGCGCCGGTGCCGCCAATCTGGGCCAGCTCACCTGGGACGTGAAATCGCCGGCCGACTTCGTGAGTGACGTCGATCGCGCGTCGGAACACGCCATCGCCGCCATGGTCCGTGAGCGCCACCCCGACGCCCGCATGGTAGGTGAGGAACTGTCACCCGACGAGGCCGGCGACCTGTCGGGGCTCGTGTTCGTGGCCGACCCGCTCGACGGCACCACCAACTTCCTGCACGGCTACCCGTGGTACGCGGTGTCCATCGCCGCCCTGCGCGATGGGGAGATCCTGGCCGGCGCGGTGCTCAACGCCGCCACCGGCGAACTGTTCACCGCCACAGCGGGGGGCGGAGCCCGCCGGGCCGGCGAGCCCATCGCGGTGTCCACGCAGACCGACCCCCTGCGCAGCCTCATCGGCACGGGCTTCCCGTTCAAGCACAGGCACCTGATCGAACCGTATATGGCGTCGTTTCCCGAGATCATGCGCACCACGGCCGGCGTGCGCCGTGCCGGCGCCGCCGCCCTCGACCTGACCGACGTCGCCTGCGGGCGATTCGATGGTTTCTGGGAGCTGAGCCTCGCTCCCTGGGACGTGGCCGCCGGCCTCCTGATCATCCGCGAAGCTGGGGGAGTGGCCACCGATCTGGACGGGCGTCCGGCAGCCGTGGCCCACGGCCCCCTCGTGGCCGGCAATCCGGCGATGCACGCCTGGCTCCTCGGACAACTCCGCCGCGCCTGA
- the secY gene encoding preprotein translocase subunit SecY codes for MAQTNPVEAIQGLFKTPELKEKILFTLLCLLIYRIGAHVTVPGVDPVGLVNFFNQQSGGLLGLYDLFTGGGLSKATVFALGIMPYISSSIFFQIAAAVVPQVEKMQKDEEGRKKVEQWTRYGTVALAAVQGWGFALFAEGLTGVVAAPGMAFRLEFTFFLTAGAIFVMWLGEQITENGIGNGASLMIFFSIAQRIWPSIAQAYTYITTGALGAFSLLVVIVLLVVVVAATVYITVGARKVLIQIPQRTMARGRMREASRSYIPLRINAAGVMPIVFAQSVIVVPAAIAQFMGNQRLKDMADMFNPGTGWYYIAFAVLNIFFTYFYTSIIFNPVDLAENLKKQGGFIPGVKPGSKTAEYIDSVVSRITLPGAIFLTAIALFPIWLTQLVNVPFVFGGTSLLIVVGVALDTLQQMQQHLLLRKYDGFMKKGRVKFRGGASNLGGGF; via the coding sequence ATGGCGCAAACCAATCCGGTCGAGGCCATCCAGGGGCTGTTCAAGACGCCCGAGCTGAAGGAGAAGATCCTCTTCACGCTGCTGTGTCTGCTGATCTACCGAATCGGCGCGCACGTCACGGTGCCTGGGGTGGATCCGGTGGGGCTGGTGAACTTCTTCAACCAGCAGTCGGGTGGGTTGCTCGGCCTGTACGACCTGTTCACCGGCGGCGGGTTGTCCAAGGCCACGGTGTTCGCGCTCGGCATCATGCCGTACATCTCGTCGAGCATCTTCTTCCAGATCGCCGCGGCCGTGGTGCCGCAGGTCGAGAAGATGCAGAAGGACGAGGAAGGCCGGAAAAAGGTGGAACAGTGGACCCGATATGGGACGGTGGCGCTGGCTGCGGTGCAGGGCTGGGGCTTCGCGTTGTTCGCGGAGGGCCTGACCGGCGTGGTGGCGGCGCCGGGCATGGCGTTCCGGCTGGAGTTCACGTTCTTCCTCACAGCGGGCGCGATCTTCGTGATGTGGCTCGGCGAGCAGATCACCGAGAACGGCATCGGCAACGGCGCCAGCCTGATGATCTTCTTCTCGATCGCCCAGCGCATCTGGCCGAGCATCGCGCAGGCGTACACCTACATCACGACCGGCGCGCTGGGCGCATTCTCGCTGCTCGTGGTGATCGTGCTCCTCGTGGTCGTGGTCGCGGCCACGGTTTACATCACGGTCGGAGCGCGCAAGGTGCTCATCCAGATCCCGCAGCGTACGATGGCGCGAGGCCGAATGCGCGAAGCGTCGCGCAGCTACATCCCGTTGCGCATCAACGCGGCCGGTGTGATGCCGATCGTGTTCGCGCAATCGGTGATCGTGGTGCCGGCGGCCATCGCCCAGTTCATGGGCAACCAACGGCTCAAGGACATGGCCGACATGTTCAATCCCGGAACGGGGTGGTACTACATCGCGTTCGCCGTGCTGAACATCTTCTTCACCTACTTCTACACGTCCATCATCTTCAACCCGGTGGACCTGGCGGAGAACCTGAAGAAGCAGGGCGGGTTCATTCCCGGCGTGAAGCCGGGGTCGAAGACCGCCGAGTACATCGACTCCGTGGTCTCACGCATCACGCTGCCGGGCGCCATCTTCCTCACGGCGATCGCGCTGTTCCCGATCTGGCTCACGCAACTGGTGAACGTGCCGTTCGTATTCGGTGGGACGTCGCTGTTGATCGTGGTCGGCGTGGCGCTCGACACGCTGCAACAGATGCAGCAGCATCTCCTGCTGCGGAAGTACGATGGCTTCATGAAGAAGGGGCGGGTCAAGTTCCGAGGTGGCGCGTCGAACCTGGGTGGCGGGTTCTAA
- the ftcD gene encoding glutamate formimidoyltransferase → MRLVECVPNFSDGRRPEVIAAIRDAIAGVDGVSILDVSSDESHNRSVITFVAPVQQAVDAALAGMRAARDRIDLTTHTGEHPRMGATDVVPFIPLEGTTMEDCVALARRLGERAGRELEIPIFLYERAATRPDHENLADIRRGEFEALRDEIGTTPARTPDFGPARVHPTAGATAVGARPFLVAYNVYLGPESNLGVAKAVARAVRGSSGGLRFVKGLGLAVDGQAQVSMNLVDTEKTPLHQAFDMVKMEAEARGVSPTWSEIVGLVPERALFDAAARHLQLRDFSPDVVLERRVRDAVEGGVSLGGFVAAVASSAPVPGGGSVAAHAGALGAALAQMVAGLTAGRKKYAAVDAEMRAVALEAAALVSDLSALVDRDAQSYAAVSAAYKLPRETAPQALRRSEAITAALLGAADVPLETARACVRVCELAVTVAAKGNTNAVSDAAVAALLAEAACRGAGYNVRVNVAALDDPALGAARAADAAALAHQAAAFAAQATGMVERAIGG, encoded by the coding sequence ATGCGTCTTGTCGAATGTGTTCCCAATTTCTCCGATGGCCGCCGCCCCGAGGTCATCGCCGCGATCCGCGATGCGATCGCCGGCGTCGACGGCGTCTCGATTCTCGATGTATCGTCGGACGAATCCCACAATCGCAGTGTGATCACCTTCGTCGCGCCGGTCCAGCAGGCAGTGGACGCCGCGCTGGCCGGAATGCGCGCAGCCCGCGACCGAATCGATCTCACCACGCACACCGGTGAGCACCCACGCATGGGCGCGACCGACGTGGTGCCGTTCATTCCGCTCGAAGGCACCACCATGGAAGACTGCGTCGCCCTTGCCCGCCGCCTCGGCGAGCGCGCTGGCCGCGAGTTGGAGATCCCCATCTTCCTCTACGAGCGGGCCGCCACGCGTCCGGACCACGAGAACCTGGCCGACATCCGGCGCGGCGAGTTCGAGGCGCTGCGCGACGAGATCGGCACGACGCCCGCGCGCACGCCAGACTTCGGACCGGCTCGCGTGCATCCCACCGCCGGCGCCACTGCGGTGGGAGCCCGCCCCTTCCTCGTGGCCTACAACGTGTATCTGGGACCGGAATCCAACCTCGGCGTGGCCAAAGCCGTGGCCAGGGCGGTGCGTGGCTCCTCGGGTGGGCTCCGCTTCGTGAAGGGCCTCGGCCTGGCAGTGGATGGCCAAGCACAAGTGTCGATGAACCTCGTTGATACCGAGAAGACACCGCTGCACCAGGCGTTCGACATGGTGAAGATGGAGGCCGAAGCGCGGGGCGTATCGCCCACGTGGAGCGAAATTGTAGGGCTGGTGCCCGAGCGAGCCCTGTTCGACGCGGCGGCGCGGCATCTCCAACTGCGGGACTTCTCTCCCGACGTGGTGCTCGAACGCCGGGTGCGCGACGCCGTGGAGGGCGGCGTGTCGCTCGGTGGTTTCGTGGCTGCCGTGGCCTCGTCGGCGCCAGTGCCCGGAGGTGGAAGCGTGGCGGCGCATGCCGGCGCCCTCGGCGCGGCGCTTGCCCAGATGGTGGCCGGGCTCACCGCGGGGCGCAAGAAGTACGCGGCCGTCGATGCCGAGATGCGGGCCGTAGCGCTTGAAGCCGCCGCACTGGTCAGCGACCTGTCGGCCCTCGTCGACCGCGACGCCCAGTCGTACGCCGCCGTCAGCGCCGCTTACAAACTGCCGCGCGAAACCGCGCCACAGGCTCTGCGCCGAAGCGAAGCGATAACCGCGGCGCTCCTCGGCGCGGCGGACGTACCGCTGGAGACGGCCCGCGCCTGCGTCCGGGTGTGCGAACTCGCGGTCACCGTGGCCGCGAAGGGGAACACGAACGCGGTATCCGACGCCGCCGTCGCGGCGCTGCTCGCCGAAGCGGCGTGCCGTGGCGCGGGCTACAACGTCCGTGTCAACGTCGCCGCGCTCGACGATCCGGCGCTCGGCGCGGCTCGGGCGGCCGATGCCGCCGCGCTCGCCCACCAGGCGGCTGCCTTCGCCGCTCAGGCAACAGGCATGGTGGAACGAGCGATCGGCGGCTGA
- the map gene encoding type I methionyl aminopeptidase, translating into MIKLKSARELDVMAAGGKILAGTLDLLRKAVEPGITTQDLDRIAETFIRDHEGATPAFKGLYGFPGSICSSINEEIVHGIPSKKRVLHEGDLVSLDVGVGYKGLFTDAAITVPVGDIDAESKRLLEVTKKSLDAGIAAAKVGNQVGDIGAAVQAVVEAAGFSVVRELVGHGVGVAMHEEPQVPNYGKPHRGTKLNAGLTIAIEPMVNVGGHAVKTLPDRWTIVTADASRSAHFEHTVAITENGPWVLTRR; encoded by the coding sequence ATGATCAAGCTCAAGTCGGCGCGCGAACTCGACGTCATGGCGGCGGGCGGTAAGATCCTCGCTGGCACGTTGGATCTGCTGCGCAAGGCGGTGGAGCCGGGCATCACGACGCAGGATCTGGATCGGATCGCGGAGACGTTCATCCGCGACCACGAGGGCGCGACGCCGGCATTCAAGGGGCTGTACGGTTTTCCCGGCAGCATCTGCTCGTCGATCAACGAGGAGATCGTGCACGGCATTCCGTCCAAGAAACGTGTGTTGCACGAGGGCGACCTCGTGTCACTCGACGTCGGGGTGGGTTACAAGGGTTTGTTCACCGACGCGGCGATCACGGTGCCGGTGGGCGACATCGATGCCGAGTCGAAGCGACTGCTCGAGGTGACCAAGAAGTCGCTCGACGCGGGGATCGCGGCGGCCAAGGTGGGCAACCAGGTGGGTGACATCGGGGCTGCCGTGCAGGCGGTGGTCGAGGCGGCCGGGTTCTCGGTCGTGCGCGAGTTAGTGGGGCACGGTGTGGGGGTGGCCATGCACGAGGAGCCGCAGGTGCCCAATTACGGCAAGCCCCACCGGGGAACCAAGCTCAACGCGGGGCTCACGATCGCCATCGAGCCGATGGTCAACGTTGGCGGGCACGCGGTGAAGACGCTCCCCGACCGGTGGACGATCGTGACCGCCGACGCTTCGCGGTCGGCGCATTTCGAGCACACCGTGGCGATCACGGAGAACGGCCCCTGGGTGCTGACGCGGCGGTAG
- the rplO gene encoding 50S ribosomal protein L15 translates to MGLHNLSGAPASHRDRKRLGRGPGSGKGKTSGKGHKGIKARAGHHGPGGGKPQFEGGQMPLTRRLPKRGFTNPFRVESQVVRLADLATLPGGIEITTETLVAAGLIRANRGPGKVLANGEVTQAITLRGVKVSAGAREKIVAAGGRVEE, encoded by the coding sequence ATCGGCCTGCACAATCTGTCTGGCGCGCCCGCCTCTCACCGAGACCGCAAGCGGCTGGGGCGCGGTCCGGGGTCTGGCAAGGGCAAGACGTCGGGCAAGGGCCACAAGGGCATCAAGGCGCGCGCTGGCCATCACGGTCCGGGGGGCGGCAAGCCGCAGTTCGAGGGCGGCCAGATGCCGCTCACGCGCCGGCTGCCGAAGCGCGGATTCACCAATCCGTTCCGCGTCGAATCGCAGGTCGTGCGCCTCGCCGACCTGGCGACGCTTCCCGGGGGCATCGAGATCACCACCGAGACGCTGGTCGCGGCCGGGCTGATCCGGGCCAACAGGGGACCGGGCAAGGTGTTGGCCAACGGCGAGGTCACGCAAGCGATCACGTTGCGCGGTGTGAAGGTGAGCGCCGGCGCACGCGAGAAGATTGTCGCGGCCGGAGGCCGCGTCGAGGAGTAA
- a CDS encoding adenylate kinase produces the protein MIIVLFGKPGAGKGTQAPRLAELLGISTLATGDVLRAASQAGTALGREAKGYMDKGALVPDAVILGIVREALASPAYANGVILDGVVRTVPQAEGLRDALATLGRTVDAVLNFDVSNDEIVRRLSARLVCSACQTPYMSGSVGDACAKCGGKLVRRKDDEPAAIRHRLEVFEAQTAPVFEWYRAAGTRVATVDATGPVADVTVRALKALGR, from the coding sequence ATGATCATCGTCCTGTTTGGCAAACCCGGCGCCGGCAAGGGCACGCAGGCCCCACGGCTGGCGGAATTGCTCGGCATCTCCACGCTGGCCACGGGGGATGTTCTGCGCGCGGCGAGCCAAGCGGGTACGGCGCTCGGCCGGGAGGCCAAAGGCTACATGGACAAGGGCGCGCTCGTGCCCGACGCGGTCATCCTGGGCATCGTGCGCGAGGCCCTGGCCTCACCGGCGTACGCCAACGGTGTGATCCTCGACGGCGTGGTGCGCACGGTGCCGCAGGCCGAGGGGCTGCGCGACGCGCTGGCCACCCTCGGGCGCACGGTGGACGCGGTGCTCAACTTCGACGTGTCCAACGACGAGATCGTGCGGCGATTGAGCGCCCGCCTGGTGTGCAGCGCGTGCCAGACGCCGTACATGTCCGGTTCGGTGGGTGACGCGTGCGCCAAGTGTGGGGGCAAGCTCGTGCGCCGTAAGGACGACGAGCCGGCGGCCATCCGGCACCGCCTCGAGGTGTTCGAAGCCCAGACGGCGCCGGTGTTCGAGTGGTACCGCGCGGCGGGGACCCGGGTGGCCACCGTGGACGCCACCGGCCCGGTAGCCGATGTGACGGTGCGGGCGCTGAAAGCCCTCGGTCGATGA
- the trpS gene encoding tryptophan--tRNA ligase, with amino-acid sequence MSRIFSGIQPSGELHLGNYLGAVKNWVQLQGEHPTIICIVDYHAIITVPYDPDVLRARRREMAVSLLAAGIDPEVATLFVQSAVREHTELQWIFNTVTPLGELERQTQFKDKASRQESVNAGLLMYPVLQAADILLYRADLVPVGEDQLQHLELSRVIARRWNAAFGRGEDYFPEPQPLLAPTRRIMGLDGQAKMSKSMGNTIGLLESRDEIWAKLRPAVTDPARVRRTDPGHPEVCNIYVLHKAFSSPDTVAHVYEQCTTAGWGCIDCKKVLLESMDRELVPIRRRAEELRQHPERLDEVLAAGASTCRAIAQQTMAEVRDRMGLD; translated from the coding sequence ATGTCACGAATTTTCAGTGGAATACAGCCCTCCGGCGAGCTGCATCTCGGCAACTATCTGGGGGCGGTGAAGAACTGGGTCCAACTCCAGGGCGAGCATCCCACGATCATCTGCATCGTGGACTACCACGCCATCATCACGGTGCCGTACGACCCCGACGTGCTGCGCGCGCGCCGTCGCGAGATGGCCGTCTCGCTGCTCGCCGCGGGAATCGATCCCGAGGTGGCCACGCTGTTCGTGCAGTCGGCCGTGCGGGAGCATACGGAGTTGCAGTGGATCTTCAACACCGTCACGCCGCTGGGCGAGCTGGAGCGTCAGACCCAGTTCAAAGATAAGGCCAGCCGTCAGGAAAGCGTGAATGCGGGGCTGCTCATGTATCCCGTGCTGCAGGCGGCCGACATCCTGCTCTACCGCGCCGACCTCGTGCCGGTGGGGGAGGACCAGCTCCAGCACCTGGAGCTGTCGCGCGTGATCGCGCGGCGCTGGAACGCCGCGTTCGGCCGCGGCGAGGACTACTTTCCCGAGCCGCAGCCCCTGCTCGCGCCCACGCGTCGCATCATGGGGCTGGACGGGCAGGCGAAGATGTCCAAGTCCATGGGCAACACCATCGGGCTTCTCGAAAGCCGCGACGAGATCTGGGCCAAGCTCCGTCCGGCGGTCACCGATCCGGCGCGCGTGCGCCGCACCGACCCGGGCCACCCAGAAGTCTGCAACATCTACGTGCTGCACAAGGCGTTCAGCTCCCCCGACACGGTGGCCCACGTGTACGAACAGTGCACGACGGCCGGGTGGGGGTGCATCGATTGCAAGAAAGTGCTGCTCGAGTCGATGGACCGGGAGTTGGTGCCCATTCGACGCCGGGCCGAGGAACTGCGGCAGCATCCGGAGCGGTTGGACGAGGTGCTGGCGGCTGGGGCGAGCACGTGCCGCGCCATCGCCCAGCAAACGATGGCCGAGGTGCGGGACCGTATGGGACTTGACTAG
- a CDS encoding MgtC/SapB family protein gives MAEFLAVFHVQLLAKLVVAVLLGGAIGLEREVAGKPAGLRTNILICVGAALFMHLSIVVGDIGFSPDGHPYGDVTRIAAQIVTGVGFLGAGTIMQARGTIVGLTSAATIWVVAAIGATVGAGFLVEALGAGALVMLVLSGLGSLEHRLRRARRTVSATIRAHPGTSFEEMSEALYRTGIKVVEHSIFDHAGDRTFEVRLAGPARQYTEAHETLMKRDDVYDFHVG, from the coding sequence GTGGCTGAGTTCCTCGCGGTCTTCCACGTTCAGTTGCTGGCCAAACTGGTCGTCGCCGTTCTTCTCGGTGGGGCGATCGGACTGGAACGTGAGGTCGCCGGCAAGCCGGCTGGATTACGCACGAACATCTTGATCTGCGTGGGCGCAGCGTTGTTCATGCACCTGTCCATCGTCGTGGGCGACATCGGGTTCTCGCCCGACGGCCATCCGTACGGCGACGTGACGCGCATCGCGGCGCAGATCGTGACCGGCGTCGGGTTCCTGGGCGCGGGGACGATCATGCAGGCGCGGGGAACGATCGTCGGGCTGACCTCGGCGGCGACGATCTGGGTGGTGGCGGCCATCGGGGCGACCGTGGGGGCTGGATTCCTGGTGGAAGCGTTGGGCGCCGGGGCGCTGGTGATGTTGGTGCTCAGCGGCCTGGGGTCGCTGGAGCACCGGTTGCGGCGGGCACGGCGCACGGTGAGCGCGACGATCCGCGCGCACCCTGGTACGTCGTTCGAAGAGATGTCCGAGGCCCTGTACCGGACCGGGATCAAGGTCGTCGAGCATTCGATCTTCGATCATGCGGGCGACCGGACGTTCGAGGTGCGGCTCGCCGGGCCGGCGCGCCAGTACACCGAGGCGCACGAGACCTTGATGAAACGGGATGACGTCTACGATTTCCACGTCGGATAG